TCTCACCGAAGGTCAAGACGACGCTTTCCTAAAATCGCTGGGTATTGCCAGCCTGCAAAGGACCCTTGCAGATGCGCAGCGCACTTTTACCGATTGGGCAAAGCAGCAGGACAACCGCCAGGCACGGGACCTACTGGAACGGCTCAGTTCCACCTTTTTCAAACTCCTTGATGAACTGACTATTGCCCGTTCTCGAAAACACATTGAGAAATACTATCCAGATTCGCTTAAAGAGCTTGGTGGATTTCCGGAACGGAGCAAGCCGATTTCTGTCTACACCGATATTGATTTGCAAGGTCAGTTCATGTCTTACGACGAACTCAACGAAGAAATCTCCGAATACCAACTCTCCCTGTTTAATCCGTCGAAGTATATTTTACCTGAGTATATTTCCAAGTATGATGTAGGACGACAGATTGGGCAATTTACGCAAAGCGACAGGGAACACTACTTGATTGGCATGATGAAAGTCAACTTTCTCAAACGCTTGGAAAGTTCCGTTCACTCCTTCGGAATCACGATGGAACGGACTATTGAAAAAATTGAGAAGTTGGAAAAGCGAATTAAACGGTTTCAGGAGTTTCGCGAGCAAAATCCTGATATTGATTTGGAAGAGGTTGATGTTGAGGCACTTGAGGATGAAGATCTACAAGAGGCGATGCAAGTAGGGAAAAAACTCATTTTCAAAATGGCACACCTTGATACTGAAAGGTGGTTGAAAGATTTGCAACACGACCGCGAACAACTGGAGTTACCCCACCTCTATGCCAAGGATGTTACAGATGATCGCGATGCCAAACTTGCCAAACTCAAGCAACTCATTGCCGAAAAGGTAAAACAACCTACAAAGGATAAAAAGGGAAGAACGAATCGCAAGGTTCTGGTATTTACCGCCTTCGCAGATACAGCCAAATATCTCTACGAGGCATTGGAACAATGGGCAACCGAAGAACTCGGTGTCCATATTGGGATGGTATCAGGCGGGACAAGCGGTAATAAGACAACCTTCGGCAGGACTGAATTCAGCAATATCTTAACAAACTTTTCGCCGCAATCTAAGAAACGTCACCTGATGAAAACGATGCCACAGGATAAGGAGATAGACCTGCTCATCGGCACGGATTGTATTTCAGAAGGTCAGAACCTGCAAGACTGTGATTACCTCATTAACTACGACATTCACTGGAATCCAGTCCGTATCATTCAACGCTTTGGACGCATTGATCGTATTGGCAACAGCAATAACAGCGTCCAGCTTGTCAACTTCTGGCCCACACCGGACCTGAACCGTTACATCAAGCTTAAGAATCGGGTTGAAGCACGGATGGCACTCGTGGACATCGCCGCGACGCAGGGAGATAATCTATTAGAACCCGAAGGAATTCAGGAGCTCCTTGAAGACGATCTCAAATACCGCGATCAGCAACTTTTGCGTCTCAAGGACGAAGTCTTAGACCTTGAGGATTTCAACGAAAGTGTCGCCCTCAACGAATTCACGCTTGACGACTTCCGTATCGACCTGATGAACTACATTGAGAGCAACCGGAAAACGCTTGAGGACGCGCCTTTCGGACTTTATGCCGTTGTGCCACCGGATCCGAAGTATCAGATGATGACCAAAGGCGTTATCTTCTGTCTCCGACAGAAAGGTGATTCTACAGGAAATGAAAAAATAAACCCGTTGCAACCCTATTTTCTCGTTTATATTCGGGGAGATGGTGAAGTCCGGTTTACTTTTGCGCAACCCAAACAGATCCTTGAAATGTACCGTTTATTGTGTGGAGATGTGAAGAAACCCTACGAAGAGTTGTGTACCTTGTTTGACCAGCAGACCGACAACGGCACAAATATGACTCTGTATAACGATCTGCTTCAGAAGGCAGTTAAGTCCCTCAGTCGCACCTATCAGAGACGAGTTGTTAGTAATCTCTTAGTGGGTCGTGGCGGCACACTACCTAAACGACAAAAGCAGATTAGCAATGTGACTGACTTTGAACTAATTACATGGTTGGTGATTCAATGAATGAGCTACGGACAAAGAAAAACATTGAGCAGGCACTGAAAGGTTTTCAACGCGACGCGCTGGTAATGAACGCCAAAGACCTGCTGAACGCACTCGGTTACGAAAGTGAAATCACGGTAGAACTTGAATCTAATCTCGCCGAGGAGTTCATCTCGTATTTCGACCAGTTTGGGAAACTAAACCGGGAACGGGCAATGGTGGAGGAATGGGAGTCGATTGATTTTCTGTTTCAACTCACAGAAGAAGAAATCTCCAGAACAGATCAGACACGCATCGCTTTTAAAAATCACCAGCTTGATGATACCATTATTGAGTCCTACGTTTTCTTTGCCCTGAAACTACGAGAGAGCGATTACACCCGCACGCAACTGTCAACGATTACTCGTGAAATCAACAAACTCATGCCGATGCCCGCCATGATAATCTTTCAGCACGGTCAGACTGTGAGTCTCGCTGTCATCGATCGGCGTTTGAACAAACGAGAGGTGGAGAAAGATGTTCTTCAAAAGGTAACGCTGATTAAAGACATCGATTCCCGAGGTCCGCACCCCGCTCACATTCAAATTCTGTTTGACCTGTCGCGCAATGAGTTATTGAGAGTTCACGGCTTCAGCAACTTTGTTGAACTGCATCGCGCGTGGGCAAAAACACTTGATATCCAGGAGCTGAACAAACGGTTTTATCGCGAACTCTCTAACTGGTACTTCTGGGCAGTGGACACTGTAACTTTCCCAGAGGACGCAGGCGAAAATGTAGAGATCCGCAACGCCACCAGTGTGATTCGATTGATTACACGGTTAATCTTTGTCTGGTTCATCAAGGAGAAAAAATTAGTCCCTGACATTTTCTTCAACCCCAGAGAGATAGAGAAAATCCTTGTTAGCACTGATCCGCAGGAAAGTACCTACTACAAGGCAATTCTCCAAAACCTTTTCTTCGCGACCCTCAATCAGGAGATGAACACCTCTGAGAAACCTAATAACCGTAAATTTCGCGGCAAAGGACGGCAGCACTACAATATCACATCACTCTATCGCTATGGAGCATATTTCTCGGATCCGAACGAGACTCTCAAACAGTTTGAGAAGATCCCTTTTTTAAACGGTGGACTGTTCGAGTGTCTGGATAAGGAAGACAAGAACGATCCCAAGAAGATTCTACGAATTGATGGTTTTTCCGACCGTACCGACAATCAGTTGTCCGTTCCCAATTTCCTGTTCTTTTCTGAAGAAAAGGATGTTGACCTGAATAGGGTCTACGATACAAAAGGCAAGCGGTATAAGGTCCGCGGGCTCATTGAGATTCTCCGTCGCTATAAGTTCACGATTACAGAAAACACACCCATTGAAGAAGAAGTCGCCCTCGATCCTGAACTGCTCGGGAAAGTCTTTGAAAACCTTCTTGCCGCTTATAACCCAGAAACTGGTGCGACTGCCCGGAAGCAGACCGGCTCCTTCTACACCCCGCGTGAGATAGTCAACTACATGGTTGGCGAATCCCTCATCGCCTACCTCCAAAATGCGGTTAGTAGTAGGGCAATTCATTGCCCGTCGGAAACCAAACTCCGTCACCTTCTCGCCTATAACGACAAACCCCATCAATTCACCGATGCCGAAACCGAGCAACTCATCAACGCCATTGATACCCTCAAAATACTTGATCCTGCTTGCGGATCGGGTGCGTTCCCGATGGGCATCTTACATAAACTTGTTTTCATCCTCGGGAAACTTGACCCGCGCAACGACCAGTGGAGACAACGCCAGATTGCCAAAGTCAACAATCTCATTGACATGGCAGAAGACATTGACGACAGCACCGTTCGACGCAACACCATCCGCGACCTCGAACGGGAAAAAGACAACATCAACGAGACGTTTGAGCGGAACGAACTCGACTACGGCAGAAAACTCTACCTCATAGAGAACTGCATCTACGGTGTAGATATCCAACCGGTTGCCGGGCAGATCGCCAAACTCCGCTTCTTTATTTCGCTCGTCGTGGATCAACGCATTGATGATTCCCAAGAGAATAGAGGTGTGCGTCCATTGCCCAATTTAGAAACCAAGTTTGTAGCGGGAAACACACTCATCGGTGTGGAGAAACCGGCACAACTCTTAATGCGCAATCCAGAAATTGACCGTAAGGAAGCAGAATTGGGTGGAGTCCGAAGAAAACATTTCACCGCCCG
This genomic stretch from Candidatus Poribacteria bacterium harbors:
- a CDS encoding ATP-dependent helicase, with the translated sequence MSNLKSSIRDNHKRGSVGDFLKSKIEDGSSLSIVSAYFTIHAFQALKESLTKIKELRFLYGEPRFIKNLDPEKTDKKAFKIEGETEGLKFEDQLKQNWVAKACAAWIREKTVEIRSIQKSNLMHAKMYHIAKDGVEDAIVGSSNFTVRGLGMSATDNNIELNLEVDSNRDRRDVKLWFDDIWDDKELVEDVKDEVLLYLEQLYQNNIPEFIYYKTLYHIFERFLGEQEKSGLLAEDVQLVDTVIWNTLFEFQKDAVKGAINKIQQHNGCIIADSVGLGKTFEALAIIKYFELLNNRVLVLCPKKLRDNWTEHRAENNSELNQFLKDRFAYTVLSHTDLSRDGGRSGDINLETINWGNYDLVVIDESHNFRNNTPGKRDEDGNLIRKSRYQRLMEDIIQSGIKTKVLLLSATPVNNNLKDLRNQIYFLTEGQDDAFLKSLGIASLQRTLADAQRTFTDWAKQQDNRQARDLLERLSSTFFKLLDELTIARSRKHIEKYYPDSLKELGGFPERSKPISVYTDIDLQGQFMSYDELNEEISEYQLSLFNPSKYILPEYISKYDVGRQIGQFTQSDREHYLIGMMKVNFLKRLESSVHSFGITMERTIEKIEKLEKRIKRFQEFREQNPDIDLEEVDVEALEDEDLQEAMQVGKKLIFKMAHLDTERWLKDLQHDREQLELPHLYAKDVTDDRDAKLAKLKQLIAEKVKQPTKDKKGRTNRKVLVFTAFADTAKYLYEALEQWATEELGVHIGMVSGGTSGNKTTFGRTEFSNILTNFSPQSKKRHLMKTMPQDKEIDLLIGTDCISEGQNLQDCDYLINYDIHWNPVRIIQRFGRIDRIGNSNNSVQLVNFWPTPDLNRYIKLKNRVEARMALVDIAATQGDNLLEPEGIQELLEDDLKYRDQQLLRLKDEVLDLEDFNESVALNEFTLDDFRIDLMNYIESNRKTLEDAPFGLYAVVPPDPKYQMMTKGVIFCLRQKGDSTGNEKINPLQPYFLVYIRGDGEVRFTFAQPKQILEMYRLLCGDVKKPYEELCTLFDQQTDNGTNMTLYNDLLQKAVKSLSRTYQRRVVSNLLVGRGGTLPKRQKQISNVTDFELITWLVIQ